Proteins encoded together in one Prochlorococcus marinus str. GP2 window:
- a CDS encoding nucleoside triphosphate pyrophosphatase: MLILASASQSRKKLLENCQIEFIQISSDFDETTIKEKNIFNLALELSFQKANRLSENIQNISLPEEFNYGPLEILGCDSIFEFKGEAYGKPSNKEEAFIRWKKMSGESGFLHTGHTLIIGSFNSTSKIFKITEIRKKTVSSRVYFSYLEDWEIKSYIDTNEPLYCAGGFALEGIGGRYIEKIEGCFSNVMGLSLPWLRENLYR; encoded by the coding sequence GTGTTAATTCTAGCCTCTGCTTCCCAATCTAGAAAGAAATTACTTGAAAATTGTCAAATTGAATTTATACAAATTTCAAGTGACTTTGATGAAACTACTATTAAAGAAAAGAATATATTTAATTTAGCTTTGGAATTATCTTTTCAAAAGGCTAATAGATTATCTGAAAATATTCAAAACATATCATTGCCCGAAGAATTTAATTATGGTCCTTTGGAAATACTTGGGTGTGATTCAATTTTTGAATTTAAAGGAGAAGCTTATGGAAAACCATCAAATAAAGAGGAGGCATTTATTAGATGGAAAAAAATGTCTGGAGAATCTGGATTTTTACATACTGGTCATACTTTAATAATTGGTAGTTTTAATTCAACTTCCAAAATTTTTAAAATTACTGAAATAAGAAAAAAAACAGTAAGTTCAAGAGTTTATTTTTCTTATTTGGAAGATTGGGAAATCAAGAGTTATATAGATACAAATGAACCTTTATATTGCGCAGGAGGATTTGCCTTGGAAGGGATAGGCGGCAGATATATAGAAAAAATTGAGGGTTGTTTCAGTAATGTAATGGGTTTAAGCCTGCCATGGCTCAGAGAAAATTTATATAGATAA
- the psbC gene encoding photosystem II reaction center protein CP43: METPFNNLLRAPNQSIEETGYAWYVGNARLINLSGRLLGAHIAHSGLIVFWAGAMMLFEVNHFTFDKPMWEQGLICMPHVAMFGYGIGPGGEVTDIMPFFQAGVVHLIASAVLGFGGIYHSLAGPEKLEEDFPFFSTDWRDKNQMTNILGYHLIVLGVGALAWSINWCFIGGAYDTWAPGGGEVRLVNPTLDPRVILGYLFRSPWGGAGSIIGVNSIEDIVGGHVYVGITAIIGGIFHIFTKPFGWARRAFIWNGEGLLSYALGGICVASFIASTFIWFNNTAYPSEFYGPTNAEASQAQSFTFLVRDQRIGANVGSTMGPTGLGKYLMRSPTGEIIFGGETMRFWDFRGPWLEPLRGPNGLSLEKIQNDIQPWQVRRAAEYMTHAPNASINSVGGIITEPNAVNFVNLRQWLAAAQFFLGWFTFIGHLWHAGRARAAAAGFEKGIDRKSEPALEMPDLD, translated from the coding sequence GTGGAAACGCCCTTTAATAATTTATTAAGAGCTCCAAACCAAAGTATTGAGGAAACTGGTTATGCCTGGTATGTAGGCAACGCTAGATTAATCAATTTATCTGGACGTTTATTAGGAGCTCACATTGCTCACTCTGGACTAATAGTCTTTTGGGCGGGAGCAATGATGCTCTTTGAGGTTAATCATTTTACTTTTGATAAGCCTATGTGGGAGCAAGGTTTAATCTGTATGCCACACGTTGCAATGTTTGGCTATGGAATAGGCCCAGGTGGTGAAGTTACTGATATTATGCCTTTCTTCCAAGCAGGCGTGGTTCACTTGATAGCTTCCGCTGTACTTGGTTTTGGTGGTATTTACCATTCATTAGCAGGTCCAGAAAAACTTGAAGAAGATTTTCCATTTTTCTCTACTGATTGGAGAGATAAAAATCAAATGACAAATATCCTTGGATATCATTTGATTGTTTTAGGTGTGGGTGCACTAGCATGGTCAATAAACTGGTGTTTTATTGGCGGTGCATATGACACATGGGCACCTGGTGGTGGGGAAGTCAGACTTGTAAACCCAACGTTAGATCCAAGAGTTATTCTTGGTTATCTATTCAGATCTCCATGGGGAGGCGCTGGTTCAATAATCGGTGTTAACTCCATAGAAGATATTGTGGGTGGTCATGTTTATGTGGGTATTACTGCAATTATTGGAGGAATATTCCATATCTTTACTAAACCATTTGGATGGGCAAGAAGAGCATTCATCTGGAATGGTGAAGGACTATTAAGTTACGCTCTCGGTGGAATTTGTGTAGCAAGTTTTATTGCTTCAACATTCATCTGGTTTAACAACACTGCTTACCCATCAGAGTTTTATGGCCCAACAAATGCTGAAGCTTCGCAAGCTCAAAGCTTTACTTTCCTAGTGAGAGACCAAAGAATTGGAGCTAACGTAGGTTCAACCATGGGACCAACAGGTCTAGGTAAGTATCTCATGAGATCTCCAACTGGTGAAATTATATTTGGTGGTGAAACAATGAGATTTTGGGATTTCAGAGGCCCATGGTTAGAGCCCTTAAGAGGACCTAACGGATTGAGCCTTGAGAAAATCCAGAATGATATTCAGCCTTGGCAGGTAAGAAGAGCTGCTGAATATATGACTCATGCTCCTAACGCTTCCATCAATTCCGTTGGTGGAATCATTACAGAGCCAAATGCTGTTAACTTCGTTAACTTAAGACAGTGGTTAGCTGCAGCTCAATTCTTCCTAGGATGGTTTACTTTCATTGGTCACCTTTGGCATGCTGGACGTGCTAGAGCAGCCGCTGCTGGTTTTGAAAAAGGAATCGACAGAAAGAGTGAACCGGCTCTAGAAATGCCAGATTTAGATTAA
- the psbD gene encoding photosystem II D2 protein (photosystem q(a) protein), whose translation MTIAVGSAPQRGWFDVLDDWLKRDRFVFIGWSGLLLLPCAYLAIGGWFVGTTFVTSWYTHGVASSYLEGCNFLTAAVSTPGDAMGHSLLFLWGPEAQGSFVRWLQLGGLWNFVALHGVFGLIGFMLRQFEIAGLVGIRPYNALAFSAVIAVFTSIFLIYPLGQHSWFFAPSFGVAAIFRYILFIQGFHNITLNPFHMMGVAGILGGALLCAIHGATVQNTLYEDTSIYTDGKVQSSTFRAFDPTQEEETYSMITANRFWSQIFGIAFSNKRFLHFLMLFVPVMGMWTSSIGIVGLALNLRAYDFVSQEIRAAEDPEFETFYTKNILLNEGMRAWMSSVDQPHENFVFPEEVLPRGNAL comes from the coding sequence ATGACGATCGCAGTTGGAAGCGCCCCACAAAGAGGATGGTTTGATGTCCTTGATGATTGGTTGAAGCGCGACCGCTTTGTATTTATTGGTTGGTCCGGATTACTTCTACTTCCTTGTGCATATCTTGCTATAGGCGGTTGGTTCGTCGGAACAACATTTGTTACCTCATGGTACACACACGGAGTTGCAAGCTCATACCTTGAAGGTTGCAACTTTTTAACAGCAGCTGTAAGCACCCCTGGCGATGCCATGGGACACAGTCTTCTATTTTTATGGGGTCCTGAAGCCCAAGGTAGTTTCGTAAGATGGCTACAACTTGGTGGTCTTTGGAACTTCGTTGCATTACATGGAGTATTTGGCCTAATTGGTTTTATGCTTCGTCAGTTTGAAATTGCTGGCCTTGTTGGAATTAGACCATACAATGCATTAGCTTTCTCAGCAGTAATTGCAGTATTCACAAGTATTTTCCTTATTTATCCTTTAGGACAGCATAGTTGGTTCTTCGCACCTTCATTCGGTGTTGCAGCAATCTTCCGTTACATACTGTTCATTCAAGGTTTTCATAATATCACTTTAAATCCATTCCACATGATGGGAGTTGCTGGGATTCTTGGTGGTGCTCTACTTTGCGCTATCCATGGAGCTACAGTACAAAATACTTTGTATGAAGATACAAGTATTTACACTGATGGTAAGGTTCAAAGTTCAACATTTAGAGCTTTTGACCCAACTCAAGAAGAAGAAACTTATTCAATGATTACAGCAAATAGATTCTGGAGTCAAATCTTCGGTATTGCTTTCTCAAACAAGCGTTTCTTACATTTCTTGATGTTGTTCGTACCTGTTATGGGCATGTGGACATCTTCAATTGGTATTGTCGGATTAGCACTAAACTTAAGAGCTTATGATTTCGTAAGTCAAGAAATCCGTGCAGCAGAAGATCCAGAATTTGAAACTTTCTATACAAAAAATATACTTTTGAACGAAGGTATGCGAGCATGGATGTCTTCTGTGGATCAACCACACGAAAACTTTGTATTCCCTGAGGAGGTTCTTCCACGTGGAAACGCCCTTTAA
- a CDS encoding photosystem I assembly protein Ycf4, which produces MNSDLKSFDKIEQKIGGSRKISNYIIGGMLTIGGIGFVLASISSYTGRDLLPLGNPSSLLFIPQGIIMGAYGVIANLLNFYLWYLVYINFGSGSNSFDKSSKSVEIKRKGFFKDIEVKLNFDEIKSVKLDISEGFNPRRRIALVLKGRKKPLPLSGAGELKPLLQVEEEGARLAKFLNVNLEGLK; this is translated from the coding sequence ATGAATTCAGACCTTAAGTCATTCGATAAAATCGAGCAAAAAATTGGTGGATCAAGAAAAATTTCAAATTACATTATTGGTGGAATGCTGACGATAGGAGGAATTGGTTTTGTATTGGCCTCTATATCTAGCTATACAGGAAGGGATCTATTACCTTTAGGAAATCCTTCAAGTTTATTATTTATACCTCAAGGAATAATAATGGGAGCATACGGAGTAATAGCCAATTTATTGAATTTTTACTTATGGTATTTGGTTTACATAAACTTTGGTTCGGGAAGTAATTCTTTTGATAAATCATCAAAATCTGTTGAAATAAAAAGAAAAGGTTTTTTTAAAGATATTGAAGTTAAATTGAATTTCGATGAAATAAAATCAGTAAAGTTGGATATAAGTGAGGGATTCAATCCTAGGAGGAGAATTGCATTAGTTCTCAAAGGTAGAAAAAAACCTCTCCCTCTAAGCGGAGCAGGTGAACTTAAACCACTACTTCAAGTTGAAGAAGAAGGAGCTCGGCTGGCTAAATTTTTGAATGTTAATTTGGAGGGTCTAAAATAA
- a CDS encoding peptidylprolyl isomerase, with protein sequence MLPACSNKNEIISNYHCQKLQLTCIKKNKIALFKTSKGNFEVKLFGKDNPLTVSNFVENIEKNIYENQKFYKIINYPQLKFVHSGVNPKNTFYIEGNKKLNKKNPSIPLEIKFQKEIKPRYSYQIKNPSETENLVNSFERGSIAMVKSGKNNSSSTEFFFVTNKLPELDGRYSIFGKVIKGIDILEKIKKEDFIKEVKITN encoded by the coding sequence TTGTTGCCAGCATGTAGTAATAAAAATGAGATTATTTCAAATTACCACTGCCAAAAACTTCAATTAACTTGCATCAAAAAAAATAAAATAGCTCTTTTTAAGACTTCAAAAGGTAATTTTGAGGTCAAATTATTTGGAAAGGATAACCCATTAACAGTATCAAATTTTGTAGAAAACATAGAAAAAAATATTTATGAAAACCAAAAATTTTATAAAATAATAAATTATCCTCAACTAAAATTTGTTCATAGTGGTGTTAATCCTAAAAATACATTTTATATTGAAGGAAATAAGAAACTAAATAAGAAAAATCCTTCAATCCCCTTAGAAATAAAATTCCAAAAAGAAATTAAACCCAGATATAGCTATCAAATAAAAAATCCTTCCGAAACTGAGAATTTAGTTAATTCTTTTGAGAGAGGTTCTATCGCAATGGTAAAAAGCGGTAAAAATAACTCTTCTTCTACTGAATTTTTTTTTGTAACTAATAAGCTTCCAGAACTAGATGGAAGATATTCAATTTTTGGAAAAGTTATTAAAGGAATAGATATACTTGAAAAAATTAAGAAAGAAGACTTTATTAAAGAAGTCAAGATAACTAATTAA
- the ilvN gene encoding acetolactate synthase small subunit, which produces MKHTLSVLVEDESGALSRISGLFARRGFNIDSLAVGPAESKGISRLTMVVEGDDETLQQMTKQLNKLFNVLGVVDFTNLAAVERELMLLKVSSKEDTRSNILDIVQIFRAKVVDVSDIALTLEVVGDPGKLVALEKLLEPYGILEIARTGKVALKRSSGVNTEMLKINKYSLEI; this is translated from the coding sequence ATGAAACATACACTTTCGGTTCTTGTAGAAGACGAATCTGGAGCTTTGAGTAGAATCTCAGGTCTTTTTGCTAGAAGGGGATTCAACATAGATAGTCTTGCAGTAGGGCCTGCAGAGTCCAAAGGGATTTCGAGATTAACTATGGTTGTAGAAGGTGACGACGAAACTCTTCAACAAATGACTAAGCAACTTAACAAGTTATTTAATGTTCTTGGAGTTGTTGATTTCACTAATCTAGCTGCTGTGGAAAGAGAATTGATGTTACTAAAAGTTTCATCGAAAGAAGATACTAGAAGTAATATCCTAGATATAGTTCAAATATTTCGAGCAAAAGTTGTTGACGTTTCAGATATAGCATTGACCCTTGAAGTTGTTGGAGACCCCGGAAAATTAGTTGCTTTAGAGAAATTACTCGAACCTTATGGAATACTTGAAATTGCAAGAACTGGTAAAGTAGCTCTAAAACGTTCTTCAGGTGTTAATACAGAAATGTTAAAAATCAACAAATATTCTCTAGAAATTTAA
- a CDS encoding alpha/beta fold hydrolase: MNNNFKKNINIPNYWNWNGFKICWSVTGEENEIPIIFLHGFGASRKHWRNNLEYFAKKNFASYSLDLIGFGDSDQPGIRQIGKLNNEIWCDQVKDFIAQVIRPKNSGKVILIGNSLGSLVALTCAVSLEDQIATVIASPLPDQIQENKKSKIKKSPLKKFQDGLITIFFLFFPLEIILFLITKLGVIKLGLNSAYFKKDNIDGELIDLVKKPVLRRTSARSLRAMCIGMSTRDEKLKSSYLLRKLSTSKKVPFLLIWGDKDNFIPLFLGKKIANFHRWVKLKIVSNSGHCIHDEDPSVFNKISYEWIRDLKTF, from the coding sequence ATGAATAATAATTTTAAAAAAAATATAAACATTCCTAACTACTGGAATTGGAATGGTTTTAAAATTTGTTGGAGTGTTACAGGCGAAGAGAATGAGATTCCAATTATCTTTCTCCATGGATTTGGAGCAAGTCGAAAACATTGGAGAAACAATTTAGAGTATTTTGCGAAAAAGAATTTTGCCTCTTATTCATTGGATTTAATAGGATTTGGGGATTCAGATCAACCTGGGATTAGACAAATTGGAAAATTAAATAATGAGATTTGGTGTGATCAAGTGAAAGACTTTATTGCACAGGTAATAAGACCAAAGAATTCTGGGAAAGTAATTCTTATTGGCAATTCCCTTGGATCACTAGTTGCTTTAACATGTGCTGTTTCATTAGAGGATCAGATTGCAACTGTTATTGCATCGCCTTTGCCAGATCAAATTCAAGAAAATAAAAAGTCAAAAATAAAAAAATCACCACTAAAGAAATTTCAAGATGGATTAATAACAATATTTTTTTTGTTTTTCCCTTTGGAGATTATTTTATTTTTAATAACTAAATTAGGGGTTATAAAACTGGGATTAAATTCTGCCTATTTCAAAAAAGACAATATTGATGGCGAACTAATAGATTTGGTGAAAAAACCAGTTTTAAGGAGAACTTCAGCTAGATCATTGAGGGCAATGTGTATTGGAATGTCCACAAGAGATGAAAAATTAAAATCTTCATACCTTTTAAGAAAACTTAGCACCTCAAAAAAGGTCCCTTTTCTATTGATTTGGGGGGATAAAGATAATTTCATACCTTTGTTTCTTGGTAAAAAGATTGCAAATTTCCATAGATGGGTAAAATTAAAAATAGTATCCAATTCAGGACATTGTATCCATGATGAAGATCCTTCAGTCTTCAATAAGATTTCTTATGAATGGATTAGAGATTTAAAAACCTTTTAA
- the petM gene encoding cytochrome b6-f complex subunit PetM, giving the protein MAKEIFSIAAVFWILIPIGLVGGALLLKFQGD; this is encoded by the coding sequence ATGGCTAAAGAAATTTTTAGTATTGCAGCAGTTTTTTGGATACTGATACCAATAGGATTAGTTGGTGGCGCTTTGTTATTAAAGTTTCAGGGAGACTGA
- a CDS encoding NAD(P)H-binding protein: MKILLVGATGTLGRQIAKQAIEEGHEVRCFVRNPRKASFLQEWGCELTKGNLLNSSDIEYALQDIEVVIDAATSRPDDPKSIYEIDWDGKLNLFNACESLNVKRVIFLSILLTEKFRNVPLMDIKFCTEKLLEKSDLDYTIFKCAAFMQGVIGQFAIPILDSQAVWMSGTPTKIAYMNTQDMAKVVVAAVNNPKTHKTSLPLVGPKAWDSNEVISLCEKFSEKKAKIFRVSPFLISVTQKVVSFFQDSLNVAERLAFAEVTSSGESLDADMSKTYEILELKKEDMTSLESYIKEYYQQILKRLREMEADLNIEEKKRLPF; the protein is encoded by the coding sequence ATGAAGATTCTTTTAGTAGGAGCAACAGGTACACTTGGTAGACAAATAGCGAAGCAAGCTATAGAAGAGGGACATGAAGTAAGATGCTTTGTAAGAAATCCAAGAAAAGCTTCCTTTCTACAAGAATGGGGTTGTGAACTAACAAAAGGTAATTTATTAAATTCTTCTGATATCGAATATGCATTGCAAGATATTGAAGTAGTTATTGATGCAGCGACTAGTAGGCCAGATGATCCTAAAAGTATTTATGAAATTGATTGGGATGGAAAACTTAATTTATTCAATGCTTGCGAATCTTTAAACGTAAAAAGGGTAATATTCCTTTCTATCCTCTTAACAGAAAAGTTTAGAAATGTTCCTTTAATGGACATTAAATTTTGCACTGAAAAACTTCTTGAAAAATCTGATTTAGACTATACAATTTTCAAATGTGCTGCTTTTATGCAAGGAGTTATTGGTCAATTCGCAATCCCAATCTTGGATAGCCAGGCAGTTTGGATGAGTGGGACTCCAACTAAAATTGCTTATATGAATACTCAAGATATGGCGAAAGTTGTTGTAGCAGCAGTAAATAATCCAAAAACTCACAAAACATCATTACCATTAGTAGGTCCCAAAGCATGGGATTCAAATGAAGTTATATCTTTATGTGAAAAATTTAGTGAAAAAAAAGCGAAAATTTTTAGAGTTTCCCCCTTCCTTATAAGTGTCACTCAAAAAGTAGTTTCCTTTTTCCAAGATTCTCTTAATGTTGCTGAGAGATTGGCTTTCGCTGAAGTAACTAGTAGTGGTGAATCATTAGATGCTGACATGAGCAAAACTTACGAAATATTGGAACTTAAAAAAGAGGATATGACCTCACTAGAGAGTTATATAAAGGAGTACTATCAACAAATACTTAAAAGATTAAGGGAAATGGAAGCAGATCTTAATATTGAGGAAAAAAAGAGATTACCTTTTTAA
- the infA gene encoding translation initiation factor IF-1, which translates to MIETSGVIEKEQGNGFYLVTLEQPEGHQCLCRAAGKLTKFRIKLLAGDKVLVEISPYDLSRGRITYRERNAGGARPTTNKNNPKRNNK; encoded by the coding sequence ATGATTGAAACTTCAGGTGTAATAGAAAAAGAGCAGGGGAATGGATTTTATTTGGTTACCTTAGAACAACCTGAAGGACATCAATGTTTATGTCGAGCTGCAGGTAAATTGACTAAATTTAGAATTAAATTATTAGCTGGAGACAAAGTGTTAGTTGAGATAAGTCCTTATGATCTTTCTAGAGGAAGGATAACTTATAGAGAGAGGAATGCAGGCGGTGCTAGACCTACTACTAATAAAAATAATCCCAAGAGAAATAATAAATAA
- the trxB gene encoding thioredoxin-disulfide reductase produces MENKEKISNVENVVIIGSGPAGYTAAIYAARANLQPLLVTGFNSGGIPGGQLMTTTFVENYPGFPDGVLGPELMDLMKAQAERWGTNLYESDVVSINTDSHPFELKTLEGTIKSNSIIIATGASANRLGVINEDKFWSKGISACAICDGATPQFRDEELAVIGGGDSACEEAAYLTKYGSKVHLIVRSEKLRASAAMVDRVKANPKIEIHWNTKVDKADGTEWLERIETINSQEGKGEINIKGLFYAIGHTPNTKFLGNKIDLDNKGYIACKSGRPETSIEGIYAAGDVVDSEWRQGVTAAGTGCMAALATERWLAEKNLAKTIVRETPEPEKKLNSSDFNEEEVNEDTFNSNSEWQKGSYALRKLYHESKKPILVIFSSPSCGPCHVLKPQLKRVIKELDGAVLGVEIDIEKDQDIAKQAGINGTPTVQLFKEKLLKKQWQGVKQRSEFKEAIKNII; encoded by the coding sequence ATGGAAAATAAAGAGAAGATTTCAAACGTAGAAAATGTTGTAATTATAGGTTCGGGACCTGCAGGATACACCGCTGCTATATATGCCGCACGAGCAAATCTTCAACCATTACTTGTAACAGGATTTAATTCTGGTGGAATTCCTGGTGGGCAATTAATGACTACAACATTTGTTGAAAATTATCCAGGGTTCCCAGATGGTGTACTGGGTCCTGAATTGATGGATCTAATGAAGGCTCAAGCAGAAAGATGGGGCACTAATTTATACGAAAGTGATGTAGTCTCAATTAATACCGATTCACATCCCTTTGAATTAAAAACTTTAGAAGGAACTATAAAATCTAACTCAATTATTATTGCAACTGGAGCAAGTGCAAATAGATTAGGCGTAATTAATGAAGATAAATTCTGGAGTAAAGGAATAAGTGCTTGTGCAATATGTGATGGAGCCACCCCACAATTTAGAGATGAAGAATTAGCTGTTATTGGAGGGGGCGACTCTGCATGTGAAGAAGCAGCATATCTCACAAAGTATGGAAGCAAGGTGCATTTGATTGTTCGATCAGAAAAATTAAGGGCTAGCGCAGCAATGGTTGATAGAGTAAAAGCTAATCCGAAGATAGAAATTCATTGGAACACAAAAGTTGATAAAGCGGATGGTACTGAATGGCTTGAGAGAATAGAAACTATTAACTCTCAAGAAGGTAAAGGGGAAATCAATATAAAAGGTCTTTTTTACGCGATAGGGCACACACCTAATACGAAATTCTTGGGCAACAAAATTGATTTAGATAATAAAGGCTATATTGCTTGCAAATCAGGAAGGCCAGAAACATCTATTGAAGGCATCTATGCTGCAGGTGATGTTGTTGATTCTGAGTGGAGACAAGGAGTTACCGCTGCAGGAACTGGATGCATGGCAGCATTAGCTACTGAAAGATGGCTAGCCGAGAAAAACTTAGCAAAAACTATAGTCAGAGAAACACCAGAACCAGAAAAAAAGCTTAATTCATCAGATTTTAATGAAGAAGAAGTTAATGAAGATACTTTCAATTCAAATTCTGAATGGCAAAAAGGCAGTTATGCATTAAGGAAACTTTATCACGAGAGTAAAAAACCTATCTTAGTAATTTTTAGTTCTCCAAGTTGCGGTCCATGTCATGTTTTGAAACCTCAGCTAAAAAGGGTAATTAAAGAACTTGATGGTGCAGTTCTTGGCGTTGAAATAGATATTGAAAAAGATCAAGATATTGCAAAACAAGCTGGTATTAATGGCACACCAACAGTTCAACTTTTTAAAGAAAAATTATTAAAAAAACAATGGCAAGGTGTTAAACAAAGAAGTGAGTTTAAAGAAGCGATAAAAAATATTATCTAA
- a CDS encoding Re/Si-specific NAD(P)(+) transhydrogenase subunit alpha, with the protein MTKILIPSEKSSGEKRVSATPEAVKKLKSLGCDVYIESSAGKLSGFSDLSYEESGGTIISNLDQKIWGEADLIFCVQTPSEDNLTKLKKGAVLLGLLNPYGNKELLKIINSNKISALSLELLPRISRAQSSDVLSSQANIAGYKAVLLAASELDRYFPMLMTAAGTVQPAKVVVLGGGVAGLQAVATAKRLGAIVFVSDIRPAVKEQVESLGARFIELPEVDEKPGEAGGYAKAVTPEFLSKQKATLTKYLSEADVAICTAQVLGKKAPVLIDAPMIEKMRPGAVIIDLAVSQGGNCVGTKSNETIIKDGVKLIGAGELPSSVPYDASSLYAKNLTSLITPFIKDGVIKLDKEDELISGCLLSDEGVVLQNKVFEN; encoded by the coding sequence TTGACAAAGATACTTATTCCTTCCGAAAAAAGCTCTGGTGAAAAGAGAGTTTCAGCTACTCCAGAAGCGGTAAAGAAATTAAAAAGCCTTGGATGTGATGTTTATATTGAAAGTTCAGCGGGAAAATTATCAGGATTTAGTGACTTGTCATATGAAGAATCGGGTGGAACAATAATAAGTAACTTAGATCAAAAAATTTGGGGTGAAGCTGACCTAATATTTTGTGTTCAAACTCCATCAGAGGATAATTTAACTAAATTAAAGAAAGGTGCGGTTCTTCTTGGTCTTCTTAACCCATATGGTAATAAGGAGCTTCTCAAGATTATAAATAGTAATAAGATTTCAGCTTTATCACTAGAATTGCTTCCGAGGATTAGTAGAGCGCAATCTTCTGATGTTCTTTCTTCACAGGCCAATATCGCTGGATATAAAGCAGTTCTTTTAGCTGCAAGTGAGTTAGATAGATATTTCCCAATGCTTATGACTGCAGCAGGCACAGTACAACCTGCTAAAGTAGTGGTTCTTGGTGGTGGCGTTGCAGGATTGCAGGCAGTCGCTACAGCAAAAAGACTTGGTGCAATAGTATTTGTATCTGATATTAGACCTGCTGTTAAAGAACAAGTTGAGTCCCTCGGAGCAAGATTTATAGAACTTCCTGAAGTGGATGAAAAACCTGGAGAAGCTGGAGGTTATGCAAAAGCTGTAACACCCGAATTCCTTTCAAAACAGAAGGCTACTTTAACTAAATATTTATCTGAAGCTGATGTTGCTATATGTACTGCACAAGTTCTAGGTAAAAAGGCCCCTGTTTTAATAGACGCTCCCATGATTGAAAAAATGAGACCTGGTGCAGTAATTATTGATTTAGCAGTTTCTCAGGGAGGTAACTGCGTAGGAACAAAATCAAATGAAACTATTATCAAAGATGGGGTAAAACTGATAGGAGCGGGCGAATTACCCTCTTCAGTTCCTTATGATGCAAGTTCACTTTATGCTAAGAACTTAACATCTTTGATTACACCATTTATAAAAGATGGTGTAATTAAATTAGATAAAGAGGATGAACTCATTTCTGGATGTTTATTAAGCGATGAAGGAGTTGTTCTTCAAAATAAAGTTTTTGAAAATTGA
- a CDS encoding NAD(P) transhydrogenase subunit alpha, translating to MSFISLLWVLLLGSLLGLELIGKVPPTLHTPLMSGANAISGITMLAALTLIVKAEGNLPLLIIGSVSLGFALFNVVGGFFVTDRMLAMFSRKPSNKK from the coding sequence ATGTCTTTTATAAGTCTTCTTTGGGTTCTTTTGCTTGGTAGTTTATTAGGCCTTGAGTTAATTGGAAAAGTTCCTCCTACTCTTCACACACCTCTAATGAGTGGAGCAAATGCCATTTCGGGAATAACAATGCTTGCAGCCTTGACTTTAATTGTAAAAGCAGAAGGTAACTTACCACTTTTAATCATTGGTTCAGTTTCTCTTGGATTTGCTCTTTTCAACGTTGTAGGCGGTTTCTTTGTAACTGATCGAATGCTCGCGATGTTTAGTCGTAAACCATCAAATAAGAAGTAA